A genomic segment from Glycine max cultivar Williams 82 chromosome 1, Glycine_max_v4.0, whole genome shotgun sequence encodes:
- the LOC100787318 gene encoding uncharacterized protein LOC100787318 — MVLSSEDEEEEEEEDSDCEESDCDEASESDDGDVDDSSLSNKVVALLREGKDIESLKLNECKAYLRNHGLRIAGNRDVCVARIKEHWRLKHGSGYTLYPRSSFTINCTGDVCMGDVVLFRQKVYEKFDKVTRHGKTLGNRTVAGRVVKESYGAAKQQHTFTVEVLWSSGVRKLPPLSPLLVKGRNLYKQKTYRQRWKNEADRIEVLREKHGRGAAARSIRSLKRKNKSCYANESKGSKRQHEIHTKKQSKIGRSNVVDKVRHQDGSKRANNFQPREVTSSSQATQKEKASSRASRYTRGRHNSAEFDRYQVPVYPLHNYPQYTPSRNEPSEFFYHIRDLIPNMTEFPPSRPRVGEFASRSQLPVSNDICHARTNLYDFEMRNYGWRKYDI; from the exons ATGGTTCTATCTtctgaagatgaagaagaagaagaagaagaagacagcGATTGCGAAGAAAGCGATTGCGATGAAGCGTCCGAATCCGATGACGGTGACGTTGATGATTCCTCCCTCTCCAACAAAGTCGTCGCCCTCCTTCGAG AAGGAAAAGATATCGAATCTTTGAAATTAAACGAATGCAAAGCGTATCTACGGAATCACGGCTTGAGGATCGCAGGAAATAGAGATGTTTGTGTTGCCAGGATAAAGGAGCATTGGAG GTTAAAACATGGAAGTGGCTACACGCTATACCCGAGATCGTCCTTTACCATTAATTGTACTG GTGATGTCTGCATGGGAGATGTTGTTCTGTTCAGACAGAAAGTTTATGAAAA GTTTGATAAAGTGACTCGGCATGGAAAAACTCTAGGAAACAGAACTGTTGCTGGGAGGGTTGTGAAGGAGAGCTATGGTGCAGCTAAACAACAGCATACCTTTACT GTTGAGGTGTTGTGGAGTAGTGGGGTTAGGAAATTGCCTCCACTATCTCCTTTGCTTGTAAAGGGCCGGAATCTCTATAAACAGAAAACTTACAGACAG AGATGGAAAAATGAAGCTGATAGAATCGAGGTGCTTCGTGAGAAGCACGGACGTGGTGCAGCAGCGAGATCTATAAGATCATTGAAGCGAAAAAATAAAAGCTGTTATGCAAATGAATCTAAAG GTTCAAAACGGCAGCATGAAATCCATactaaaaaacaatcaaaaataGGAAGATCCAATGTAGTAGACAAGGTTAGGCACCAAGATGGCTCCAAAAGAGCAAACAACTTTCAACCTCGAGAGGTCACTTCATCAAGTCAAGCAACACAGAAGGAGAAAGCATCTTCAAGAGCCTCCAGATACACAAGGGGAAGGCACAATTCGGCTGAATTTGACCGCTACCAAGTTCCAGTTTATCCATTACACAATTATCCACAGTACACACCAAGCAGGAATGAGCCAAGTGAGTTCTTTTATCACATCAGAGACCTAATTCCAAATATGACAGAATTCCCACCTTCCAGGCCTCGTGTTGGTGAATTCGCATCTAGATCCCAACTTCCAGTATCCAACGATATTTGTCATGCTCGTACAAACCTATACGACTTTGAAATGAGGAATTATGGATGGAGGAAATACGATATATGA
- the LOC100786765 gene encoding peroxidase 10, giving the protein MEFKSNNMLLFVSIFWFVFLSPLVNCQLYYNFYDTTCPNLTGIVRDNVRSAMAKDARIAASLLRLHFHDCFVIGCDASVLLDDTGTLKGEKNALPNKNSLRGFEVIDTIKAALEKACPSTVSCADILTLAARETVYLSKGPFWYVPLGRRDGTTASESEANNLPSPFEPVENITAKFISKGLEKKDVAVLSGAHTLGFAQCFSFKPRLFDFGGSGKSDPSLDVSLLQNLVKLCPNQADSDTNLAPLDPVTTNTFDNMYYKNIVNNSGLLQSDQALLGDSTIASLVNVYSKWPIMFFRDFAVSMEKMSRIGVLTGSRGQIRTNCRAVN; this is encoded by the exons ATGGAGTTTAAATCTAATAATATGcttctttttgtttcaatattttggTTTGTGTTCCTTAGTCCTTTAGTGAACTGTCAACTTTATTATAATTTCTATGACACAACATGTCCAAACCTGACCGGAATTGTTCGAGACAACGTGCGGTCAGCTATGGCCAAGGACGCAAGGATTGCTGCTTCTCTCCTGCGCCTTCATTTCCATGATTGTTTCGTCATT GGATGTGATGCTTCTGTGCTACTTGATGATACGGGCACTttaaagggggagaaaaatgcACTGCCTAATAAAAATTCACTCAGAGGATTTGAGGTCATTGACACAATCAAGGCTGCATTGGAGAAGGCTTGTCCCTCCACTGTTTCTTGTGCTGATATACTTACTCTAGCGGCAAGAGAAACTGTTTATCTA AGTAAAGGTCCATTTTGGTATGTGCCTCTGGGTCGTAGAGATGGTACAACAGCAAGTGAGAGCGAGGCAAATAACTTGCCATCACCCTTCGAACCAGTAGAAAACATTACCGCCAAGTTTATATCCAAGGGTCTTGAAAAGAAGGATGTGGCAGTACTCTCAG GTGCACACACTCTTGGCTTTGCTCAATGCTTCTCGTTCAAGCCAAGGCTCTTCGACTTTGGTGGCTCTGGTAAATCTGATCCATCACTTGATGTTTCACTTCTACAAAATTTAGTGAAATTGTGTCCAAATCAAGCTGACTCTGACACCAATTTGGCTCCCTTGGATCCCGTCACCACCAACACATTTGACAACATGTATTACAAAAACATTGTGAACAATTCGGGGCTGCTTCAATCAGACCAGGCTCTTTTAGGTGACAGCACAATTGCTTCATTAGTCAACGTGTATAGCAAGTGGCCTATTATGTTCTTCAGAGACTTTGCGGTATCTATGGAGAAAATGAGCCGCATAGGTGTACTCACAGGATCACGGGGGCAAATAAGGACTAACTGTAGGGCTGTTAACTAG
- the LOC100794177 gene encoding CDPK-related kinase 5 isoform X1 yields MGLCTSKPTLSSPQSATHSPVAPSQNDAVTLTHSAEPHSNGENQNPKEPENSGKRSPFFPFYSPSPGRYVFPVSPRRFFKRPFPPPSPAKHIKAALARRHGSVKPNEAAIPEAEAVAGLDKNFGFSKHFGNKYELGGEVGRGHFGYTCVAKVKKGELKGQQVAVKVIPKAKMTTAIAIEDVRREVKILRALTGHKNLVQFYDAYEDHDNVYIVMELCEGGELLDRILSSDWKRQNCVNNYKISLCSFRGGKYTEEDAKAVLRQILNVVAFCHLQGVVHRDLKPENFLFASKEDTSKLKAIDFGLSDFVKLDERLNDIVGSAYYVAPEVLHRAYSTEADVWSIGVIAYILLCGSRPFWARTESGIFRAVLKADPIFDEPPWPSLSDEATNFVKRLLNKDPRKRMSAAQALSHPWIRNKDVKVPLDILIFKLMKAYMRSSSLRKAALRALSKMLTVDELFYLREQFALLEPSKNGTISLENIKAVLMVNATDAMKESRIPDFLASLNALQYRRMDFDEFCAAALSVHQLETLDQWEQNARCAYDLFEKDGNKAIVIDELASELGLGPSVPVHAVLHDWIRHTDGKLSFLGFVKLLHGPSRSLAKGQ; encoded by the exons ATGGGTCTCTGCACTTCCAAACCCACTCTTTCCTCTCCTCAATCCGCCACACACTCCCCCGTGGCACCTTCTCAAAACGACGCCGTCACACTCACTCACAGTGCCGAACCTCACTCCAATGGCGAAAACCAAAACCCAAAGGAGCCTGAGAACAGCGGTAAGAGATCTCCGTTTTTCCCGTTCTACAGTCCGAGTCCGGGCCGCTACGTGTTCCCGGTCTCGCCGCGGCGCTTCTTCAAGCGCCCGTTTCCGCCGCCGTCGCCGGCCAAGCACATAAAGGCGGCGCTAGCGCGGCGGCACGGGTCGGTGAAGCCCAACGAGGCTGCCATACCGGAGGCCGAGGCGGTCGCCGGGCTCGACAAGAACTTCGGATTCTCCAAGCATTTCGGAAACAAATATGAACTTGGAGGTGAGGTTGGGAGAGGGCACTTTGGATACACTTGTGTTGCGAAGGTGAAGAAAGGGGAGCTGAAGGGACAACAAGTGGCCGTTAAAGTCATTCCAAAAGCCAAG ATGACCACTGCAATTGCCATCGAGGATGTGAGAAGGGAAGTAAAAATATTGAGAGCTTTGACTGGACACAAGAATCTAGTACAATTCTATGATGCATATGAAGACCATGATAATGTCTATATAGTAATGGA GTTGTGTGAAGGAGGAGAGTTGTTAGACAGAATATTATCaag TGACTGGAAGAGGCAAAATTGTGTCAACAACTATAAGATATCTCTTTGCTCTTTCAGAGGTGGGAAATACACAGAGGAAGATGCAAAAGCTGTCCTGAGACAAATACTGAATGTTGTTGCTTTTTGCCATTTACAGGGTGTTGTGCATCGTGATCTTAAACCTGAG AACTTCTTGTTTGCATCCAAGGAGGATACCTCAAAGCTGAAGGCCATAGACTTTGGGTTGTCAGATTTTGTTAAACTAG ATGAAAGACTTAATGATATTGTTGGCAGTGCATACTATGTGGCTCCCGAAGTTCTACATAGAGCTTACAGTACAGAGGCTGATGTCTGGAGCATTGGAGTGAttgcatatattttattatgtggTAGCCGTCCCTTTTGGGCCCGGACCGAATCTGGTATCTTTCGTGCGGTATTGAAAGCTGATCCAATTTTTGATGAACCTCCTTGGCCTTCTCTGTCAGATGAGGCAACCAATTTTGTTAAGCGATTACTAAATAAAGATCCACGGAAAAGAATGTCCGCAGCACAGGCATTAA GTCATCCATGGATTAGAAACAAGGATGTAAAAGTACCTCTGGATATTCTAATATTCAAGCTCATGAAGGCATATATGCGTTCCTCATCTCTACGAAAAGCAGCTTTAAGG GCTCTGTCTAAGATGTTAACTGTTGATGAGCTATTTTATTTGAGGGAGCAGTTTGCACTTTTAGAGCCAAGCAAAAATGGCACTATTAGCTTGGAAAATATCAAAGCG GTCTTGATGGTAAATGCAACAGATGCTATGAAGGAGTCACGCATACCTGACTTTTTGGCATCA CTTAATGCATTACAATATAGAAGGATGGATTTTGACGAGTTCTGTGCAGCTGCCCTTAGTGTTCATCAACTTGAAACACTTGACCAGTGGGAGCAAAATGCACGTTGTGCCTATGACCTTTTTGAAAAGGATGGAAACAAGGCCATAGTCATAGACGAACTAGCTTCG GAGCTTGGGCTTGGTCCATCTGTCCCTGTTCACGCTGTTCTCCATGATTGGATTCGGCACACTGATGGAAAATTAAGTTTCCTTGGATTTGTCAAACTGTTGCATGGCCCATCTAGAAGTCTTGCAAAAGGTCAATAG
- the LOC100794177 gene encoding CDPK-related kinase 5 isoform X2, which translates to MGLCTSKPTLSSPQSATHSPVAPSQNDAVTLTHSAEPHSNGENQNPKEPENSGKRSPFFPFYSPSPGRYVFPVSPRRFFKRPFPPPSPAKHIKAALARRHGSVKPNEAAIPEAEAVAGLDKNFGFSKHFGNKYELGGEVGRGHFGYTCVAKVKKGELKGQQVAVKVIPKAKMTTAIAIEDVRREVKILRALTGHKNLVQFYDAYEDHDNVYIVMELCEGGELLDRILSRGGKYTEEDAKAVLRQILNVVAFCHLQGVVHRDLKPENFLFASKEDTSKLKAIDFGLSDFVKLDERLNDIVGSAYYVAPEVLHRAYSTEADVWSIGVIAYILLCGSRPFWARTESGIFRAVLKADPIFDEPPWPSLSDEATNFVKRLLNKDPRKRMSAAQALSHPWIRNKDVKVPLDILIFKLMKAYMRSSSLRKAALRALSKMLTVDELFYLREQFALLEPSKNGTISLENIKAVLMVNATDAMKESRIPDFLASLNALQYRRMDFDEFCAAALSVHQLETLDQWEQNARCAYDLFEKDGNKAIVIDELASELGLGPSVPVHAVLHDWIRHTDGKLSFLGFVKLLHGPSRSLAKGQ; encoded by the exons ATGGGTCTCTGCACTTCCAAACCCACTCTTTCCTCTCCTCAATCCGCCACACACTCCCCCGTGGCACCTTCTCAAAACGACGCCGTCACACTCACTCACAGTGCCGAACCTCACTCCAATGGCGAAAACCAAAACCCAAAGGAGCCTGAGAACAGCGGTAAGAGATCTCCGTTTTTCCCGTTCTACAGTCCGAGTCCGGGCCGCTACGTGTTCCCGGTCTCGCCGCGGCGCTTCTTCAAGCGCCCGTTTCCGCCGCCGTCGCCGGCCAAGCACATAAAGGCGGCGCTAGCGCGGCGGCACGGGTCGGTGAAGCCCAACGAGGCTGCCATACCGGAGGCCGAGGCGGTCGCCGGGCTCGACAAGAACTTCGGATTCTCCAAGCATTTCGGAAACAAATATGAACTTGGAGGTGAGGTTGGGAGAGGGCACTTTGGATACACTTGTGTTGCGAAGGTGAAGAAAGGGGAGCTGAAGGGACAACAAGTGGCCGTTAAAGTCATTCCAAAAGCCAAG ATGACCACTGCAATTGCCATCGAGGATGTGAGAAGGGAAGTAAAAATATTGAGAGCTTTGACTGGACACAAGAATCTAGTACAATTCTATGATGCATATGAAGACCATGATAATGTCTATATAGTAATGGA GTTGTGTGAAGGAGGAGAGTTGTTAGACAGAATATTATCaag AGGTGGGAAATACACAGAGGAAGATGCAAAAGCTGTCCTGAGACAAATACTGAATGTTGTTGCTTTTTGCCATTTACAGGGTGTTGTGCATCGTGATCTTAAACCTGAG AACTTCTTGTTTGCATCCAAGGAGGATACCTCAAAGCTGAAGGCCATAGACTTTGGGTTGTCAGATTTTGTTAAACTAG ATGAAAGACTTAATGATATTGTTGGCAGTGCATACTATGTGGCTCCCGAAGTTCTACATAGAGCTTACAGTACAGAGGCTGATGTCTGGAGCATTGGAGTGAttgcatatattttattatgtggTAGCCGTCCCTTTTGGGCCCGGACCGAATCTGGTATCTTTCGTGCGGTATTGAAAGCTGATCCAATTTTTGATGAACCTCCTTGGCCTTCTCTGTCAGATGAGGCAACCAATTTTGTTAAGCGATTACTAAATAAAGATCCACGGAAAAGAATGTCCGCAGCACAGGCATTAA GTCATCCATGGATTAGAAACAAGGATGTAAAAGTACCTCTGGATATTCTAATATTCAAGCTCATGAAGGCATATATGCGTTCCTCATCTCTACGAAAAGCAGCTTTAAGG GCTCTGTCTAAGATGTTAACTGTTGATGAGCTATTTTATTTGAGGGAGCAGTTTGCACTTTTAGAGCCAAGCAAAAATGGCACTATTAGCTTGGAAAATATCAAAGCG GTCTTGATGGTAAATGCAACAGATGCTATGAAGGAGTCACGCATACCTGACTTTTTGGCATCA CTTAATGCATTACAATATAGAAGGATGGATTTTGACGAGTTCTGTGCAGCTGCCCTTAGTGTTCATCAACTTGAAACACTTGACCAGTGGGAGCAAAATGCACGTTGTGCCTATGACCTTTTTGAAAAGGATGGAAACAAGGCCATAGTCATAGACGAACTAGCTTCG GAGCTTGGGCTTGGTCCATCTGTCCCTGTTCACGCTGTTCTCCATGATTGGATTCGGCACACTGATGGAAAATTAAGTTTCCTTGGATTTGTCAAACTGTTGCATGGCCCATCTAGAAGTCTTGCAAAAGGTCAATAG
- the LOC100794177 gene encoding CDPK-related kinase 5 isoform X3 gives MGLCTSKPTLSSPQSATHSPVAPSQNDAVTLTHSAEPHSNGENQNPKEPENSGKRSPFFPFYSPSPGRYVFPVSPRRFFKRPFPPPSPAKHIKAALARRHGSVKPNEAAIPEAEAVAGLDKNFGFSKHFGNKYELGGEVGRGHFGYTCVAKVKKGELKGQQVAVKVIPKAKMTTAIAIEDVRREVKILRALTGHKNLVQFYDAYEDHDNVYIVMEGGKYTEEDAKAVLRQILNVVAFCHLQGVVHRDLKPENFLFASKEDTSKLKAIDFGLSDFVKLDERLNDIVGSAYYVAPEVLHRAYSTEADVWSIGVIAYILLCGSRPFWARTESGIFRAVLKADPIFDEPPWPSLSDEATNFVKRLLNKDPRKRMSAAQALSHPWIRNKDVKVPLDILIFKLMKAYMRSSSLRKAALRALSKMLTVDELFYLREQFALLEPSKNGTISLENIKAVLMVNATDAMKESRIPDFLASLNALQYRRMDFDEFCAAALSVHQLETLDQWEQNARCAYDLFEKDGNKAIVIDELASELGLGPSVPVHAVLHDWIRHTDGKLSFLGFVKLLHGPSRSLAKGQ, from the exons ATGGGTCTCTGCACTTCCAAACCCACTCTTTCCTCTCCTCAATCCGCCACACACTCCCCCGTGGCACCTTCTCAAAACGACGCCGTCACACTCACTCACAGTGCCGAACCTCACTCCAATGGCGAAAACCAAAACCCAAAGGAGCCTGAGAACAGCGGTAAGAGATCTCCGTTTTTCCCGTTCTACAGTCCGAGTCCGGGCCGCTACGTGTTCCCGGTCTCGCCGCGGCGCTTCTTCAAGCGCCCGTTTCCGCCGCCGTCGCCGGCCAAGCACATAAAGGCGGCGCTAGCGCGGCGGCACGGGTCGGTGAAGCCCAACGAGGCTGCCATACCGGAGGCCGAGGCGGTCGCCGGGCTCGACAAGAACTTCGGATTCTCCAAGCATTTCGGAAACAAATATGAACTTGGAGGTGAGGTTGGGAGAGGGCACTTTGGATACACTTGTGTTGCGAAGGTGAAGAAAGGGGAGCTGAAGGGACAACAAGTGGCCGTTAAAGTCATTCCAAAAGCCAAG ATGACCACTGCAATTGCCATCGAGGATGTGAGAAGGGAAGTAAAAATATTGAGAGCTTTGACTGGACACAAGAATCTAGTACAATTCTATGATGCATATGAAGACCATGATAATGTCTATATAGTAATGGA AGGTGGGAAATACACAGAGGAAGATGCAAAAGCTGTCCTGAGACAAATACTGAATGTTGTTGCTTTTTGCCATTTACAGGGTGTTGTGCATCGTGATCTTAAACCTGAG AACTTCTTGTTTGCATCCAAGGAGGATACCTCAAAGCTGAAGGCCATAGACTTTGGGTTGTCAGATTTTGTTAAACTAG ATGAAAGACTTAATGATATTGTTGGCAGTGCATACTATGTGGCTCCCGAAGTTCTACATAGAGCTTACAGTACAGAGGCTGATGTCTGGAGCATTGGAGTGAttgcatatattttattatgtggTAGCCGTCCCTTTTGGGCCCGGACCGAATCTGGTATCTTTCGTGCGGTATTGAAAGCTGATCCAATTTTTGATGAACCTCCTTGGCCTTCTCTGTCAGATGAGGCAACCAATTTTGTTAAGCGATTACTAAATAAAGATCCACGGAAAAGAATGTCCGCAGCACAGGCATTAA GTCATCCATGGATTAGAAACAAGGATGTAAAAGTACCTCTGGATATTCTAATATTCAAGCTCATGAAGGCATATATGCGTTCCTCATCTCTACGAAAAGCAGCTTTAAGG GCTCTGTCTAAGATGTTAACTGTTGATGAGCTATTTTATTTGAGGGAGCAGTTTGCACTTTTAGAGCCAAGCAAAAATGGCACTATTAGCTTGGAAAATATCAAAGCG GTCTTGATGGTAAATGCAACAGATGCTATGAAGGAGTCACGCATACCTGACTTTTTGGCATCA CTTAATGCATTACAATATAGAAGGATGGATTTTGACGAGTTCTGTGCAGCTGCCCTTAGTGTTCATCAACTTGAAACACTTGACCAGTGGGAGCAAAATGCACGTTGTGCCTATGACCTTTTTGAAAAGGATGGAAACAAGGCCATAGTCATAGACGAACTAGCTTCG GAGCTTGGGCTTGGTCCATCTGTCCCTGTTCACGCTGTTCTCCATGATTGGATTCGGCACACTGATGGAAAATTAAGTTTCCTTGGATTTGTCAAACTGTTGCATGGCCCATCTAGAAGTCTTGCAAAAGGTCAATAG